A region from the Dysidea avara chromosome 15, odDysAvar1.4, whole genome shotgun sequence genome encodes:
- the LOC136246028 gene encoding uncharacterized protein, whose translation MAQLNCARSVTPVQDHENCCDESLSVGKRPRGSPTGCTPIRQQKRIPLRHLANHETQQEAQELAQESPRDEISQQLQSNSVILQPRTLIGSVQSATNTTRDSKEKWTEKELKALAEFILFHSTPGEKWPANKHQEFWINASEFVKQRANTPGVRRSVNALRSKVTGWLAKRYKTPKDAETWCCGESVTIAQVSASPARTVQSEGVQTTPVDLAFVCHIFNQLQTECQLAALSELFSTYMSQFLLTVPADFLSNAANAMVRLSDAGRTNVLYNLAKGIGTLRLDKSDSRFPVHYMPMGLVEYIAQFFAADNLQQITVCGNRRCTATLGRNGLDYIVALCGVQCHQLRTQKECVLVHLGVRRLWRLWLIYLLFQRGP comes from the exons ATGGCGCAATTGAATTGCGCGAGATCTGTGACACCAGTCCAGGATCACGAAAACTGTTGTGACGAGAGTTTATCTGTCGGTAAACGACCTAGAGGTTCTCCTACAGGCTGTACTCCTATCAGGCAACAGAAAAGAATTCCATTGAGACACCTGGCAAACCATGAGACCCAGCAAGAAGCTCAGGAACTCGCTCAGGAATCACCTCGAGATGAAATATCCCAGCAGCTTCAGTCAAATTCAGTAATATTGCAGCCAAGAACGCTGATCGGCTCTGTTCAAAGTGCTACTAACACCACCCGTGACTCCAAAGAGAAATGGACGGAGAAAGAACTGAAGGCACTTGCAGAATTCATACTGTTCCACAGCACACCAGGTGAAAAGTGGCCAGCAAACAAACACCAGGAGTTCTGGATCAATGCCAGTGAATTCGTGAAACAAAGGGCAAACACACCAGGTGTACGCAGAAGTG TTAATGCTCTTCGAAGCAAAGTTACAGGATGGCTGGCTAAGAG GTACAAAACACCTAAGGATGCAGAAACTTGGTGCTGTGGAGAGTCTGTTACTATAGCACAAGTGTCAGCATCTCCAGCTCGTACTGTACAATCAGAAGGTGTACAGACAACTCCTGTCGATTTAGCTTTTGTGTGTCACATATTCAACCAGCTACAAACAGAATGTCAGCTAGCAGCTTTATCAGAACTGTTCTCAACCTACATGAGTCAGTTTTTACTCACAGTTCCTGCTGACTTTCTGAGCAATGCTGCAAATGCAATGGTCCGGCTATCAGATGCTGGAAGaacaaatgtactgtataacCTTGCTAAAGGGATAGGAACCCTAAGGCTGGACAAAAGTGATTCCCGATTTCCTGTCCATTACATGCCCATGGGGCTAGTTGAATACATCGCACAGTTTTTTGCTGCTGATAACTTACAGCAG ATTACCGTTTGTGGCAACAGACGATGTACAGCCACTTTGGGCAGAAATGGGTTAGACTACATCGTGGCCCTATGTGGTGTACAGTGCCATCAGCTCAGGACTCAGAAGGAATGTGTTTTAGTACATCTCGGAGTCAGAAGACTATGGAG GCTTTGGTTAATATACCTGCTGTTTCAGAGAGGTCCTTGA